One window of Fusobacterium polymorphum genomic DNA carries:
- a CDS encoding class I SAM-dependent methyltransferase, giving the protein MKTEWDYTDLAEAYLKRPGYAPNAIKQLINIAQINSNSKICDIGAGAAHLTLELVKYCSNICAIEPNDAMRNNGKQRTEKYSDIIWYEGIGEKTGMPSDTFDLVTFGSSFNVCDRKKALIETKRILKKDGWFACMWNHRNLNDPLQNNIENIIKSKIANYNYGSRREDQSNIILESELFENIHTFSYEINHSIATEDFIKGWESHGTVYRQAENVFQNIMSEIKYIVNSIKTEYINVPYTTKVWMAQAKK; this is encoded by the coding sequence ATGAAAACAGAATGGGATTATACAGACTTAGCAGAAGCATATTTAAAAAGACCTGGTTATGCTCCAAATGCAATCAAACAACTTATTAATATTGCACAAATTAATAGTAATAGTAAAATTTGTGATATTGGAGCAGGAGCAGCACATTTAACATTAGAACTTGTAAAATATTGTTCAAATATATGTGCCATAGAACCCAATGATGCTATGAGAAATAATGGAAAACAGAGAACTGAAAAATATAGTGATATCATATGGTATGAAGGAATAGGGGAAAAAACTGGAATGCCTAGTGATACATTTGACTTAGTTACATTTGGTTCATCATTCAATGTATGTGACAGAAAGAAGGCGTTAATTGAAACAAAGCGAATATTAAAAAAAGATGGTTGGTTTGCTTGTATGTGGAATCATCGTAATCTAAATGATCCTCTCCAAAATAATATTGAAAATATAATAAAAAGTAAAATAGCTAATTATAATTATGGTTCAAGGAGAGAAGATCAATCAAATATAATTTTAGAAAGTGAATTATTTGAAAATATTCATACCTTTTCATATGAAATTAACCATAGTATAGCTACAGAAGACTTTATAAAAGGTTGGGAATCTCATGGAACTGTATATCGTCAAGCTGAAAATGTATTTCAAAATATTATGTCAGAGATAAAGTATATAGTTAATAGTATAAAAACAGAATATATCAATGTTCCTTATACCACAAAAGTGTGGATGGCACAAGCAAAGAAGTGA
- a CDS encoding thiamine pyrophosphate-binding protein encodes MEKGLNSEYSIIDILKNINCDTVFVIPGSLINILYELDTNNIRIVNSLHEEQLGFMAIGYYLQTGKIPVIIVSQGPGETNLVTAIASAYREQIPILILSAFQNDETQVYFQHTLGNYHTPNICGIMKNITEAYFLVEKKLGNEDFSKIIRTINHCKYPIYIGINENFNSKKGIIKYEINIKNQENNFYKAIDILNKYKSRNNVVVLIGAGAKGICKEIVQLAMQYKYKIVTTLKSINLVKTYSKDYLGHIGIMGCDEANLFLSEHCEVIFSFGSSLSGNSLAKWFDNFLQRNGLLININAEDTLKYKNRVFIPTNFPNSPNNCYVESSSHNKITINKLFNVLHAKTESRTYILESYKKKFISSLILNESEELMMVGGFGPLGSSISIGIGASLANSNIHYIVLCGDGGFLFSGMTILNIVKYKLPILILINVNGEYRTVADGQRKKVNKTIATELQLPNIRYTQDYFGIKHTCISKVEEFEVVYDSFLQNHEPIIVFAPDTIYE; translated from the coding sequence ATGGAAAAAGGTTTAAATTCAGAATATTCAATTATTGATATTTTAAAAAATATAAATTGTGACACAGTTTTTGTTATTCCTGGTTCCCTTATAAATATTTTATATGAACTAGACACAAATAATATTAGGATTGTAAATTCCTTACATGAAGAACAACTTGGTTTTATGGCAATTGGTTATTATCTTCAAACTGGAAAAATTCCAGTAATTATTGTAAGTCAGGGACCAGGAGAAACAAACTTAGTTACAGCTATTGCTAGTGCTTATAGAGAACAAATTCCTATTCTTATATTATCAGCCTTTCAGAATGATGAAACTCAAGTTTATTTTCAGCATACTTTAGGTAATTACCATACACCAAATATATGTGGAATCATGAAAAATATTACAGAAGCATATTTTCTTGTTGAAAAAAAGTTAGGTAATGAAGATTTTTCAAAAATAATAAGGACAATAAATCACTGTAAATATCCAATTTATATTGGTATTAATGAAAATTTTAACAGTAAAAAAGGAATAATTAAATATGAGATAAATATCAAAAATCAAGAAAATAATTTTTATAAAGCAATAGATATATTAAATAAGTATAAGAGTAGAAATAATGTTGTTGTACTAATTGGTGCTGGTGCAAAAGGAATATGTAAAGAAATTGTTCAACTTGCAATGCAATATAAGTATAAAATTGTAACAACACTTAAATCAATTAATTTAGTAAAAACTTATTCTAAAGATTATTTAGGTCATATAGGTATAATGGGATGTGATGAAGCAAACTTATTTTTATCAGAACACTGTGAAGTTATATTTTCTTTTGGCTCTTCACTAAGTGGAAATTCTTTAGCAAAGTGGTTTGATAATTTTTTACAAAGAAATGGCTTATTAATTAATATAAATGCTGAAGATACTCTTAAATATAAAAATAGGGTATTTATCCCAACTAATTTCCCTAATTCACCTAATAATTGTTATGTTGAAAGCTCAAGTCATAATAAAATAACAATAAATAAGCTATTTAATGTACTTCATGCAAAAACTGAATCTCGAACATATATTTTGGAATCATATAAAAAAAAATTTATCTCCTCATTAATTTTAAATGAAAGCGAAGAATTAATGATGGTTGGAGGATTTGGACCACTTGGAAGTAGCATTTCAATTGGAATTGGAGCTTCTTTGGCAAATTCAAATATACACTACATTGTGCTGTGTGGAGATGGTGGATTTTTATTTTCAGGAATGACAATATTAAATATTGTAAAATATAAACTTCCTATACTAATTTTAATTAATGTAAATGGTGAATACAGAACTGTTGCTGATGGACAACGTAAAAAAGTTAATAAAACTATAGCCACAGAGTTACAATTACCTAATATTAGGTATACTCAGGATTATTTTGGAATAAAACATACATGTATTTCTAAAGTAGAAGAATTTGAAGTAGTTTATGATTCATTTTTACAAAATCATGAACCTATTATTGTTTTTGCACCTGACACAATATATGAATAG
- a CDS encoding PEP-utilizing enzyme has translation MIFKGKAETLESIEKKITTAKILPQISFSYDEYSNQKESILKYLEDNKWFEKNLIVRSCGKNEDDIHYSGAGQFTSVGNVYGKENVCNAIQTVFESMGTNKENRVFLQPYINEVDLSGVIFTIEPNTGSHYYVINFDDQTKLTNSVTDGSGRELKTLYFYKGNNQISEKKIQRIIALAKELENLFKNEALDIEFAIKNNELFLFQVRPLVFNIPKVNREVQDYILKNIYNQIIQRNKSNPNILGDFSIYGVMPDWNPAEIIGIHPNTLALSLYEEIITDSVWAYQRSNYGYRDMTSFPLMIDFAGLPYIDARISFNSFVPKDIPDELARKILNYYLLKLCKYPEYHDKIEFKIAFTCYSFDLQKRIEDLSKYDFSELEISQIIRALHQLTNNIISEKNGLFRNDLLKINTLTEKHNAVIQAEISILEKIHYLLEYCKQYGTLPFAGIARAGFIAMEFLNSLVSINVMTKTEKDLFLSNLKTIGKTISNDSKRLSRNEFMKTYGHLRPGTYNICSPCYSKSKKDYFIFSKEKDEIPNKEAVFIFTKKQCDKIEILLKKHNFNCNFESFISFIKEAIEGREYSKFIFTKTLSEIIELIAIFGEEHGYSREDMSHINIKEVLKMLTNTNINIKDTLAKIINNGKEKERQSLNVVLPTLIWNEKQVYEFYHFKNEPNYVTQKECEADIVEIFEEMDIKDKIVIIKNADPGYDWIFSHEIAGLVTAYGGVNSHMAIRCAEFGIPAAIGVGEDRFSRMIKLKRIKIDCKNKRIIEIC, from the coding sequence ATGATATTTAAAGGAAAAGCTGAGACTCTTGAGAGTATAGAAAAAAAAATAACTACAGCAAAGATATTACCTCAAATATCTTTTTCATATGATGAATATTCCAATCAAAAAGAAAGTATATTGAAATATCTTGAAGATAATAAATGGTTTGAAAAAAACCTTATTGTTCGTAGCTGTGGAAAAAATGAAGATGATATTCATTATAGTGGAGCCGGACAATTTACTTCTGTTGGAAATGTCTATGGTAAAGAAAATGTTTGTAATGCTATACAAACTGTATTTGAATCAATGGGAACAAATAAAGAAAACAGGGTATTTTTACAACCATATATTAACGAAGTTGATTTATCTGGTGTTATTTTTACAATAGAACCAAATACTGGTTCTCATTATTATGTCATTAATTTTGATGATCAAACTAAGCTAACAAATAGTGTTACTGATGGTAGTGGTAGAGAATTGAAAACATTATATTTTTATAAAGGGAATAATCAAATATCTGAAAAAAAAATTCAAAGAATAATTGCTTTAGCAAAAGAATTAGAAAATTTATTTAAAAATGAAGCATTAGATATTGAATTCGCTATAAAAAATAATGAACTGTTTTTATTTCAAGTACGTCCTTTAGTATTTAATATTCCAAAAGTTAATAGGGAAGTACAAGATTATATTTTAAAAAATATATATAATCAAATTATTCAAAGAAATAAATCTAATCCTAATATCTTAGGAGATTTCTCTATATATGGAGTTATGCCTGATTGGAATCCAGCTGAAATTATTGGTATTCATCCAAATACTCTTGCACTCAGTTTATATGAAGAAATTATCACTGATTCTGTTTGGGCATATCAAAGAAGTAACTATGGATATAGAGATATGACTTCTTTTCCATTGATGATAGATTTTGCCGGATTACCTTATATTGATGCAAGAATAAGTTTTAATTCCTTTGTTCCAAAAGACATACCTGATGAGCTTGCAAGAAAAATTCTTAATTATTATTTATTAAAATTATGTAAATATCCAGAATATCATGATAAAATCGAATTTAAAATAGCCTTTACATGTTATTCCTTTGATTTACAAAAAAGAATAGAAGACCTATCTAAATATGATTTTTCAGAGTTAGAAATTTCTCAGATTATTAGAGCATTACATCAATTAACAAACAACATAATATCTGAGAAAAATGGATTATTTCGAAATGACTTATTAAAAATTAATACTCTGACTGAAAAACATAATGCGGTCATACAAGCTGAAATAAGCATTTTAGAAAAAATACATTACTTACTCGAGTATTGCAAACAATACGGAACTTTACCATTTGCTGGAATTGCACGTGCTGGATTTATTGCTATGGAGTTTCTAAATTCATTAGTATCAATAAATGTTATGACTAAAACTGAAAAAGATTTATTTTTATCTAATTTGAAAACTATAGGAAAAACTATATCAAATGATTCAAAAAGATTGTCTAGAAATGAATTTATGAAAACATATGGTCATTTACGTCCTGGAACATACAATATCTGTTCACCATGTTATTCAAAATCTAAAAAAGATTATTTTATATTTAGTAAAGAAAAAGATGAAATACCTAATAAGGAAGCTGTATTCATTTTTACTAAGAAACAATGTGACAAAATAGAAATATTATTAAAAAAACATAATTTTAATTGTAATTTTGAATCATTTATTTCTTTCATTAAAGAAGCTATTGAAGGTAGAGAATATTCTAAATTTATATTCACAAAAACCTTATCAGAGATAATTGAATTAATTGCAATATTTGGAGAAGAACATGGCTATTCACGTGAAGATATGTCTCATATCAATATAAAAGAAGTTTTGAAAATGCTAACTAATACAAATATAAATATCAAAGATACCTTAGCAAAAATAATCAATAATGGAAAAGAAAAAGAAAGACAGTCTTTAAATGTTGTATTACCAACATTAATATGGAATGAAAAACAAGTATATGAATTTTATCATTTTAAGAATGAACCAAATTATGTTACACAAAAAGAATGTGAGGCAGATATTGTTGAAATATTTGAAGAAATGGATATAAAGGATAAAATTGTAATTATTAAAAATGCCGATCCTGGATATGATTGGATCTTTTCACATGAAATTGCTGGCTTAGTAACTGCATATGGTGGGGTAAATTCTCATATGGCTATACGATGTGCTGAATTTGGCATCCCAGCAGCTATTGGAGTAGGTGAGGATAGATTTTCTAGAATGATTAAGCTAAAAAGGATAAAAATTGATTGTAAAAATAAAAGGATAATTGAAATATGCTAA
- a CDS encoding gamma-glutamyl-gamma-aminobutyrate hydrolase family protein (Members of this family of hydrolases with an active site Cys residue belong to MEROPS family C26.) codes for MLKKIFISQRVDIINNERRDSCSQEWNELAINCGFIPIFVPNNIKLLCSLLPSISPDGIILTGGNDLVEYNGNTPERDEVESLLIKYALINNLPLLGVCRGMQMILNYFNNKLVKVNNHVRTQHILDNGDIVNSFHNWGCINCSNPLEVLAKSNDNCIEEIKYRKIRGIMWHPERYKPLRERDIIMIRGVLEL; via the coding sequence ATGCTAAAAAAAATATTCATAAGTCAAAGAGTAGACATTATTAACAATGAAAGACGTGATAGTTGTTCACAAGAGTGGAATGAATTAGCTATTAATTGTGGATTTATTCCTATTTTTGTTCCTAATAATATTAAGTTGCTTTGCTCTTTATTACCCTCTATTTCACCAGATGGAATTATACTTACTGGTGGAAATGATTTAGTAGAGTATAATGGTAATACTCCTGAAAGAGATGAAGTTGAAAGTTTACTTATTAAGTATGCATTAATAAATAACTTACCATTATTAGGAGTCTGTAGAGGAATGCAAATGATTTTAAATTATTTCAACAATAAATTAGTGAAAGTAAATAATCATGTAAGAACTCAACATATTTTAGATAATGGTGATATTGTAAATAGCTTTCATAACTGGGGATGTATAAATTGTAGTAATCCTTTGGAAGTATTAGCAAAAAGCAATGATAATTGTATTGAAGAAATAAAATATAGAAAAATAAGAGGTATAATGTGGCACCCTGAACGCTATAAACCACTTAGAGAAAGAGATATTATTATGATAAGAGGTGTACTTGAATTATGA
- a CDS encoding PHP domain-containing protein, with protein sequence MIIDFHLHTTASDGQYTPSEIVYLAHKLGIEKIAITDHDTLNGLDEAICAASQYSIEVLQGIELGASEHRYLHILGLGLKEKSEQLISMCNKLERSRNERKYRIINYLNEKGIDVSLSDVEKVAGGNIIARPHFAQAMINKGYVNSSKEAFDNYLDTTEFQKIERFKANANECIQAIHSAGGKAFLAHPYQLNFLEKDLDSLIKKLTKSGLDGIECYYPLHTLEQTNFYLQLVQKYKLLVSAGSDFHGEKIKPNIKMGIFVNNSYLDWID encoded by the coding sequence ATGATTATTGATTTTCATCTTCATACAACAGCATCAGATGGACAGTACACTCCGTCTGAAATAGTCTATCTAGCACACAAATTAGGAATTGAAAAGATAGCTATTACTGATCATGATACACTGAATGGATTAGATGAAGCTATTTGTGCTGCCTCTCAATATTCAATAGAGGTATTACAAGGAATTGAACTTGGTGCTTCAGAACACAGATATTTACATATTTTAGGACTTGGTTTAAAAGAAAAATCGGAACAATTAATTTCCATGTGTAATAAATTGGAAAGAAGTAGAAATGAAAGAAAATATCGTATTATTAATTATTTGAATGAAAAAGGAATAGATGTTTCCCTTAGTGATGTAGAGAAAGTAGCTGGTGGAAATATAATAGCAAGACCTCATTTTGCACAAGCCATGATAAACAAAGGTTATGTCAATAGTTCAAAAGAAGCATTTGATAATTATTTAGATACTACTGAATTTCAAAAAATTGAAAGATTCAAGGCAAATGCTAATGAGTGTATTCAAGCAATTCATAGTGCTGGTGGAAAAGCATTTTTAGCTCATCCATATCAATTAAATTTTTTGGAAAAAGATTTAGATTCTCTAATTAAAAAATTAACTAAAAGTGGTTTAGATGGAATTGAATGTTATTATCCACTTCATACTTTAGAACAAACTAATTTTTACTTACAATTGGTACAAAAATACAAATTGCTAGTTTCAGCTGGAAGTGACTTTCATGGTGAAAAAATCAAACCTAATATTAAAATGGGGATATTTGTTAATAATTCTTATCTCGATTGGATTGATTAA
- a CDS encoding phosphocholine cytidylyltransferase family protein, translating to MKIIILAAGRGSRMGERTKNLPKCMCKLLGKPLLVRCLETLEKANIKKEDIGIVTGYMKDKITIDGVTYFHNEDWPTTNMFISLTKAHSWLENDMCIVCYSDIVFTPDCITKLATCNEDMALTYYTEYWNLWSKRMDNPLDDLESFHLSEDKKYLKEIGKTVVNRDEIEGQYMGIIKFTPKSWGWVQSVISKPLSKSIEKLDMTTLLDAIISEGHNIFAIPICNFWLECDTDNDIRLYEHIYKEKIKEL from the coding sequence ATGAAAATTATTATTTTAGCTGCTGGTAGAGGAAGTCGTATGGGAGAAAGAACAAAGAATCTTCCAAAATGTATGTGTAAGCTACTTGGAAAACCATTACTAGTTAGATGTTTAGAAACTTTAGAAAAAGCAAATATAAAAAAAGAAGATATAGGTATTGTTACTGGATATATGAAGGATAAGATTACTATTGATGGTGTTACATATTTTCATAATGAAGATTGGCCAACAACCAATATGTTTATTTCATTAACCAAAGCTCACAGTTGGCTAGAAAATGATATGTGCATAGTTTGCTACTCGGATATTGTTTTTACTCCAGACTGTATTACTAAATTAGCAACATGTAATGAAGATATGGCTTTAACATATTATACAGAATATTGGAATTTATGGAGTAAACGTATGGATAATCCATTAGATGACTTGGAATCTTTCCATTTGTCAGAAGATAAAAAATATCTAAAAGAGATAGGGAAAACAGTTGTAAATAGAGATGAAATTGAAGGACAATATATGGGAATTATAAAATTTACTCCAAAGAGTTGGGGTTGGGTACAAAGCGTAATTTCTAAACCATTATCAAAAAGTATTGAAAAACTTGATATGACCACTTTGTTAGATGCAATTATTTCTGAAGGACACAATATATTTGCTATTCCTATCTGTAATTTCTGGCTAGAATGTGATACTGATAATGACATTAGATTATATGAACATATATACAAAGAAAAAATTAAGGAGCTTTAA
- a CDS encoding radical SAM protein: protein MKIKVVPNYYAPKIEGILNDFEKIHCVVYEKCNFKCIFCDFWQRNDIVFKEITLDNFSKVVEFLIKESNAFKFTGGEPCLNPDLKEMMNIIKTHGGIVFLDTNGSMFTKVKELVDEKLIDVIGISLKGNTPIEAQKNSGIRSDKACWSNVIETIKYATQKNIKTIVTRVIYNEITEEELVEMATILSYAGNNIYLKINNLMISQYNNNLSPVDEMIVINKIENFINQYPEYRGRIIYINDKSAVHTKQKIQYF from the coding sequence ATGAAAATAAAAGTGGTTCCTAATTATTATGCCCCGAAAATAGAAGGCATTTTAAATGACTTTGAAAAGATACACTGTGTAGTATATGAAAAATGCAATTTTAAATGTATATTCTGTGATTTTTGGCAAAGGAATGATATTGTTTTTAAGGAAATAACTTTAGATAACTTCTCTAAAGTTGTTGAGTTTTTAATTAAAGAAAGTAATGCTTTTAAATTTACAGGAGGAGAGCCGTGCTTAAATCCAGATTTAAAAGAAATGATGAATATTATAAAAACTCATGGTGGAATTGTATTTTTGGATACAAATGGTTCAATGTTCACTAAAGTAAAAGAATTAGTTGATGAAAAACTTATTGATGTTATTGGGATTTCTTTAAAAGGAAATACTCCCATAGAAGCTCAGAAAAATAGTGGTATTCGTAGTGATAAAGCTTGTTGGAGTAATGTTATAGAAACTATAAAGTATGCTACCCAAAAAAATATTAAAACAATAGTAACTCGTGTTATTTATAATGAAATCACTGAAGAAGAACTAGTAGAAATGGCAACTATTCTTTCTTATGCTGGAAATAATATCTATTTAAAAATTAATAACTTAATGATTTCACAGTACAATAATAATCTCTCACCAGTAGACGAAATGATAGTGATAAATAAAATTGAAAATTTTATAAATCAATACCCTGAATACAGAGGAAGAATTATTTATATAAATGATAAAAGTGCTGTTCATACTAAACAAAAAATTCAATATTTTTAA
- a CDS encoding radical SAM/SPASM domain-containing protein, whose protein sequence is MEYIRKYENNNIHKVFLVVTKQCNLSCSFCVRECDSTQELNIDTKKILSYLDEISILYPNTKIIITGGEALLHPHIDKILSKSISLFKNKVILCSNGINITTFEKNIFLLRQCTLQISIDGNEYYHDKLRGKGTYKKTQSTLQYLLDQNIKTIVASTISVDNVNSIKEMLTDMISIGVINFKLSQEMPSGFAKIRKDKHLAFEEWNMFCDDIYQFIASFSDSNIHLSMRKSFPFIGKKLNMNNVSDKMLCLAGCKAGITQLYIYPNLMVYGCPMLIKHPIANLRGCNLKDIERTSNSSKLYEYKLNDSSICSSCKYLTICRGGCPGRSVDMYDMWSGDFLCPKIRGKMNNDENIDI, encoded by the coding sequence ATGGAATACATACGAAAATATGAAAATAATAATATTCATAAAGTTTTTTTAGTAGTGACAAAACAATGTAATCTTTCTTGCTCATTTTGTGTTAGAGAATGTGATAGTACACAAGAATTAAATATTGATACAAAAAAAATTTTGTCTTACTTAGATGAAATCAGTATTTTATATCCTAATACTAAAATTATTATTACAGGAGGTGAAGCTCTATTACATCCCCATATAGATAAGATATTATCTAAGTCAATCTCCCTATTTAAAAATAAGGTAATATTATGTAGTAATGGTATTAATATTACAACATTTGAAAAAAATATCTTTCTTCTTAGACAATGTACACTACAAATATCTATTGATGGAAATGAATACTATCATGATAAATTACGTGGAAAAGGAACTTATAAAAAAACTCAAAGTACACTACAATATTTACTTGACCAAAATATAAAAACTATTGTAGCTTCAACAATATCTGTTGATAATGTTAATTCTATCAAAGAAATGTTAACAGATATGATATCTATAGGAGTAATTAACTTCAAATTATCTCAAGAAATGCCATCTGGCTTTGCAAAAATAAGAAAAGATAAACATTTAGCTTTTGAAGAATGGAATATGTTTTGTGATGATATATATCAATTTATTGCTTCCTTTTCTGATTCTAATATTCACCTTTCTATGAGAAAGTCTTTTCCTTTCATAGGGAAAAAATTAAATATGAATAATGTTTCTGATAAGATGCTTTGCTTGGCTGGATGTAAAGCAGGTATAACCCAGCTATACATTTATCCTAACCTTATGGTATACGGATGCCCGATGTTAATAAAACACCCAATTGCCAATCTAAGAGGATGTAATTTAAAGGATATTGAAAGAACATCAAATAGTTCTAAATTATATGAGTATAAATTAAATGACTCTTCTATTTGTTCTTCATGTAAATATCTAACTATATGTCGAGGGGGTTGTCCAGGAAGAAGTGTTGATATGTATGATATGTGGAGCGGTGACTTTTTGTGTCCTAAAATAAGAGGAAAAATGAATAATGATGAAAATATTGATATCTGA
- a CDS encoding adenylyl-sulfate kinase, whose translation MGRVFWITGLSGAGKTTIGYFLYTKLKTQKNPIVFLDGDELRKIFGNDLGYSKEDRLKSAIRNSRLCKLLSDQGIDVICCTISMFDAIREWNRENIKNYFEIYLDVSLETLKDRKNIYRENNNDIVGINVLAEIPKNPDIVLDNNGDFSPIEQVKKILSYIDLEV comes from the coding sequence ATGGGCAGAGTGTTTTGGATCACAGGTTTATCTGGAGCTGGTAAAACAACTATAGGATATTTTTTGTATACTAAATTAAAAACACAAAAAAATCCAATAGTATTTTTAGATGGTGATGAATTAAGAAAAATATTTGGAAATGATTTGGGATATTCAAAAGAAGATAGATTAAAAAGTGCAATTAGAAATTCAAGATTATGTAAATTATTATCTGATCAGGGAATTGATGTAATTTGTTGTACAATTTCAATGTTTGATGCTATTAGAGAATGGAATAGAGAAAATATTAAAAATTATTTTGAAATATACCTTGATGTTTCACTAGAAACACTAAAAGATAGAAAAAATATATATAGAGAAAACAATAATGATATAGTTGGTATTAATGTATTGGCAGAAATACCAAAGAATCCAGACATAGTACTAGATAATAATGGTGACTTTTCACCTATAGAGCAAGTTAAAAAAATATTATCATATATTGATTTGGAGGTGTGA
- a CDS encoding radical SAM protein: protein MKKYEYKIIIYGYGVLFNSDLRKFKFSICNDDIHDVIKIASNILSVHLEYNENELEASDFSDLPLLTIENYPIRYSKGCENNCPYCERSLENNKIYKSPKIFEKELCIALEQYGAKALTFIDSSLLGGNNNKFFEEILPIIEKYQIPWRANGVTLVSLNKSKVKKLAKSKCYLLSLGIEHIDSTVKIGKKIDYQKLENILKCLNKNNIFSLGFFIVGLENDNYQKANNLINYLRNSQFNFILVGAAVALPGTILWKYVQNNGILLCDIEDTFPDKKQIIHFETNSFSKKERENIISKSLIFKEHNMKSKLLLNKKLKVKWSISEEGNIKWKKV from the coding sequence ATGAAAAAATATGAATATAAAATTATTATTTATGGTTATGGTGTTCTTTTCAATAGTGATTTAAGAAAATTTAAGTTTTCAATCTGTAATGATGACATACATGATGTCATTAAAATAGCTTCTAATATTTTATCAGTCCATTTAGAATATAATGAAAATGAATTGGAAGCAAGTGATTTTAGTGATTTGCCATTGCTTACTATAGAAAATTACCCAATTAGATATTCAAAAGGTTGTGAAAATAATTGTCCATATTGCGAAAGATCATTAGAAAATAATAAAATATATAAAAGTCCAAAAATCTTTGAAAAAGAATTATGTATAGCACTTGAGCAATATGGAGCTAAAGCTCTAACCTTTATTGATTCTTCTTTACTAGGAGGGAATAATAATAAATTTTTTGAAGAAATTCTCCCAATTATAGAAAAATACCAAATACCATGGAGAGCTAATGGAGTTACATTAGTTTCTTTGAATAAGAGTAAAGTGAAAAAACTTGCTAAAAGCAAATGTTATTTACTATCTCTTGGGATAGAACATATTGATAGTACTGTAAAAATAGGAAAAAAAATAGATTATCAGAAACTTGAAAATATTCTAAAATGCTTAAATAAGAATAACATTTTTTCTTTAGGATTTTTTATTGTTGGATTAGAAAATGATAATTACCAAAAGGCAAATAATCTTATTAATTATCTCCGTAACTCTCAATTCAATTTTATTTTAGTTGGTGCTGCTGTAGCCTTACCAGGAACAATATTATGGAAATATGTTCAAAATAATGGAATACTGCTATGTGATATAGAGGATACTTTTCCAGATAAAAAACAAATTATTCATTTTGAGACAAACTCATTTTCTAAAAAAGAAAGAGAGAATATTATTTCTAAATCTTTAATATTTAAAGAACACAATATGAAATCAAAACTTTTATTGAATAAAAAATTGAAAGTAAAATGGAGCATTTCTGAGGAAGGAAATATAAAATGGAAAAAGGTTTAA